A window from Vigna angularis cultivar LongXiaoDou No.4 chromosome 7, ASM1680809v1, whole genome shotgun sequence encodes these proteins:
- the LOC108337899 gene encoding probable CoA ligase CCL11, with translation MDKLTPNAANSVPLTPLTFLERAAIVYGDSHSIVYDHISFTWSQTHRRCLQLASSLTSLGLGRGQVISVLSPNTPSMYELQFAVPMSGAILNNLNLRLDPHALSVLLRHSESKLVFVHSHSLPLILTTLSKFPHTTPRPSLVLITDDGYGDADAVAAAHAMDTYERLLSRGNPNFRWARPNSEWDPITLNYTSGTTASPKGVLHSHRATFMIALDSLIDWCVPKQPVYLWTLPMFHANGWGFAWGIAAVGGTNVCIRKTNAPIIYRSIESHNVTHMCAAPVVLNMLLTREEPLKNPVHVLIGGSTPPASVLARAEEVGFVVSHGYGMTETLGVVVSCAWKREWDRLPRRERARLLARQGVRTAAMSEVDVVDPASGVSVKRDGVTSGEVVVRGSCVMMGYLKDLEGTRRCVRENGWLYTGDVGVVHGDGYLEIKDRSKDVIISGGENVSSVEVEAVMYAHPAVREAAVVGRPDEFWGETPCAFVELKERLERWPTEEELVEFCRERLAHFMVPKTVVFKDALPKTPTGKILKHVLRKEAQGMGSLATRSRM, from the coding sequence ATGGATAAGCTAACACCAAACGCTGCAAACTCAGTACCCCTCACTCCACTCACCTTCTTGGAAAGAGCAGCAATCGTGTACGGTGACTCTCATTCTATCGTCTACGACCACATTTCCTTCACCTGGTCACAAACCCACCGTAGATGCCTCCAACTCGCTTCTTCCCTCACTTCTCTGGGCTTAGGACGTGGCCAAGTCATCTCTGTTCTCTCCCCAAACACTCCCTCAATGTATGAACTTCAGTTTGCAGTTCCCATGTCTGGCGCCATTCTCAACAATCTCAACCTCCGTCTCGACCCCCACGCGCTCTCCGTCCTCCTGCGCCATAGCGAATCAAAACTTGTCTTCGTCCACTCTCATTCACTCCCTCTTATTCTCACCACTCTTTCAAAATTCCCCCACACCACACCGCGTCCTTCCCTCGTCCTTATCACAGACGATGGCTATGGGGATGCGGATGCTGTCGCGGCAGCGCACGCAATGGACACCTACGAGCGCCTTTTGAGCAGAGGCAACCCGAACTTCCGATGGGCACGGCCCAACTCCGAGTGGGACCCAATAACCCTAAACTACACCTCCGGAACAACAGCGTCTCCCAAGGGCGTGTTACACTCCCACCGCGCAACGTTCATGATAGCCCTCGACTCTCTCATCGACTGGTGTGTGCCAAAACAACCGGTTTACTTATGGACCCTACCGATGTTCCACGCTAATGGGTGGGGCTTCGCGTGGGGGATTGCAGCCGTTGGCGGCACCAACGTTTGCATACGTAAAACCAACGCTCCGATAATTTACCGTTCGATCGAGTCTCACAACGTGACACACATGTGCGCGGCGCCGGTGGTTCTCAACATGCTGCTCACGAGAGAAGAACCACTGAAAAACCCGGTTCATGTCCTCATCGGAGGTTCGACGCCCCCGGCGTCGGTTCTTGCTCGGGCGGAGGAAGTAGGGTTTGTGGTGAGCCACGGGTACGGGATGACGGAGACGCTGGGGGTGGTGGTGTCGTGCGCGTGGAAGAGGGAATGGGATAGGCTTCCGAGGAGGGAGAGGGCACGGCTGCTGGCTCGGCAGGGGGTGAGGACGGCGGCGATGTCGGAAGTGGACGTTGTAGATCCGGCGAGCGGAGTAAGCGTGAAGCGCGACGGGGTTACATCGGGGGAAGTAGTGGTGCGAGGCTCTTGCGTGATGATGGGTTATCTGAAGGATTTGGAAGGAACGAGAAGGTGCGTAAGAGAAAATGGGTGGTTGTACACGGGGGACGTAGGGGTTGTGCATGGGGATGGGTATTTGGAGATAAAAGATAGGTCGAAAGACGTGATAATAAGTGGGGGAGAGAACGTGAGCAGCGTGGAGGTGGAAGCCGTGATGTATGCGCATCCGGCGGTGAGAGAGGCGGCGGTGGTGGGGCGGCCGGACGAGTTCTGGGGGGAGACCCCGTGCGCGTTTGTGGAGCTGAAGGAGAGGTTGGAGCGCTGGCCAACGGAAGAAGAGTTGGTGGAGTTTTGCAGAGAAAGGTTGGCTCACTTCATGGTGCCGAAGACGGTGGTGTTCAAGGATGCGCTGCCGAAGACGCCGACGGGGAAGATTCTGAAGCACGTGCTGAGGAAGGAGGCTCAGGGTATGGGGTCCTTGGCTACACGCAGTCGCATGTAG